Proteins encoded within one genomic window of Rhodobacteraceae bacterium LMO-JJ12:
- a CDS encoding GlsB/YeaQ/YmgE family stress response membrane protein, with translation MIVVWIIIIGAAAGFIATRMMNLNTNVITTIAIGIGGALIGGLVLRALLAVMGWAAGFVGAVLGALLLIWLWQTYVK, from the coding sequence ATGATCGTTGTCTGGATTATCATCATCGGTGCTGCGGCGGGATTCATCGCCACACGCATGATGAATTTGAATACGAACGTCATCACCACGATCGCCATCGGCATCGGCGGTGCGCTGATCGGTGGGTTGGTGCTGCGCGCGCTGCTCGCGGTCATGGGCTGGGCCGCCGGGTTTGTCGGGGCAGTGTTGGGCGCATTGCTGCTGATCTGGCTCTGGCAAACCTACGTCAAGTAG
- a CDS encoding trimeric intracellular cation channel family protein produces MRAVALLDYAAVLVFALTGALVASRAQLDLIGFAFIACLTAVGGGTVRDVLLDRHPVFWIEEPTYILIAVLAAVVVFFTAHRVESRYRWLLWLDSFALAVAVSAGVAAALGVEQSMPVVVMMGMATGCLGGLMRDVVVGEVPLILKQGELYATAAFAGASAAVIAVVAGAGVGPALVVCGGMTWALRAGSLALGWRLPVYKGRPPKV; encoded by the coding sequence ATGCGCGCGGTTGCTCTGCTTGATTACGCTGCCGTGCTGGTCTTTGCATTGACTGGCGCGTTGGTGGCGAGCCGGGCACAGCTTGATCTGATCGGGTTTGCTTTTATTGCCTGTCTCACGGCGGTGGGTGGCGGAACGGTGCGCGATGTGCTGCTGGATCGCCATCCGGTGTTCTGGATCGAAGAGCCGACTTATATCCTGATTGCGGTGCTGGCGGCGGTGGTGGTGTTCTTCACCGCGCATAGGGTGGAGAGCCGCTATCGCTGGCTGTTGTGGCTCGACAGTTTTGCGTTGGCTGTGGCCGTGTCGGCCGGGGTGGCTGCGGCCCTGGGAGTAGAGCAGTCGATGCCGGTGGTGGTGATGATGGGGATGGCAACGGGATGTCTGGGCGGATTGATGCGCGATGTGGTGGTGGGCGAGGTGCCGCTGATCCTGAAACAGGGCGAACTTTACGCCACGGCGGCATTCGCTGGGGCAAGCGCGGCAGTGATTGCGGTTGTGGCAGGGGCGGGCGTTGGCCCGGCGCTTGTGGTTTGTGGCGGGATGACCTGGGCGCTCAGGGCGGGATCGTTGGCGCTGGGCTGGCGGTTGCCGGTCTACAAGGGACGACCGCCCAAGGTCTGA
- the fmt gene encoding methionyl-tRNA formyltransferase yields MRLIFMGSPEFSVPVLNALVAEGHDIACVYCQPPRPAGRGKKERPTPVHARANELGLPVRHPASLKSPEEQAAFTALNADIAVVVAYGLILPQAILDAPTHGCLNIHASLLPRWRGAAPIHRAIMAGDPQTGICIMQMDAGLDTGAVLLHRSTPIGPEETTAQLHDRLSDLGATLIVEALAHLDTLTPQPQPEDGITYAAKIDKSEARIDWTRPAEEVDRQIRGLSPFPGAWCEHEGARLKLLGSRLTKGTGTPGIALDDALTIACGTGAIEITSLQKPGGRAQDAGEFLRGTSLPRGTQLS; encoded by the coding sequence ATGCGCCTCATCTTCATGGGCAGCCCCGAATTCTCCGTTCCCGTGCTCAATGCATTGGTGGCGGAGGGCCATGACATCGCCTGCGTCTATTGCCAGCCCCCCCGCCCTGCGGGACGCGGAAAGAAAGAACGACCCACCCCGGTTCACGCCCGCGCCAATGAACTCGGCCTGCCGGTCCGCCACCCCGCTTCGCTCAAATCGCCCGAAGAACAAGCCGCCTTCACCGCACTCAACGCCGATATCGCCGTGGTCGTCGCCTATGGTCTGATCCTGCCCCAGGCAATCCTCGATGCGCCCACCCATGGCTGCCTCAACATCCACGCCTCGCTTCTGCCGCGCTGGCGCGGCGCCGCCCCGATTCACCGCGCAATCATGGCGGGCGACCCACAAACCGGGATCTGCATCATGCAGATGGACGCCGGGCTTGATACTGGCGCCGTGCTCCTGCACCGTTCCACCCCCATCGGCCCCGAGGAAACTACGGCCCAACTGCATGACAGGCTCTCCGACCTCGGTGCCACCCTGATCGTCGAAGCCCTCGCGCACCTCGACACTCTCACGCCCCAGCCTCAGCCCGAAGACGGCATCACTTACGCCGCCAAGATCGACAAATCCGAAGCCCGCATCGATTGGACCCGTCCGGCGGAAGAGGTCGACCGCCAGATTCGTGGCCTCTCGCCCTTCCCCGGTGCATGGTGCGAACACGAGGGCGCACGCCTGAAATTGCTCGGCTCACGCCTGACAAAAGGCACCGGCACCCCCGGCATCGCGCTGGATGACGCGCTCACCATCGCCTGCGGCACCGGTGCCATTGAAATCACCAGCTTGCAAAAACCGGGCGGGCGGGCGCAGGATGCGGGTGAGTTCCTGCGCGGCACATCCCTGCCACGCGGCACGCAACTGAGCTGA
- a CDS encoding aspartate aminotransferase family protein: protein MKDGNFLKEKNARSFWHPMAHPADSLANPPTIVTGAEGVKITDVDGHTVVDGVGGLWNVNLGFSCQPIKDAISAQLDQLPYYSTFRGTTNDCVIELAEELRSFFAPDGLTRAFFTSGGSDSIETALRLARQYHKLRGEAARTKFLSLKKGYHGTHFGGASINGNANFRTAYEPLLPGCHHIPAPYTYRNPFNETDPEKLAQLCLAALEDEIAFQSADTIAAFIMEPILGAGGVIPPHASFMPGVREICSRHGILLIADEVITAFGRTGSWTGSRHWGVQPDMMCTAKAITNGYFPFGAVMFADKVVEVFEKDETGKASIGHGYTYSGHPVGAAAALACLGETIRLDVPKNAAARGAELYEGMLALQSKYDLIGDVRGGHGLMCAMELVSDRATKTAIDKKTINQVQEECYRSGAMVRVSGPNIILSPPLVLTSADVQTILSALNAGFASVDG, encoded by the coding sequence ATGAAAGACGGTAATTTCCTCAAAGAAAAGAACGCGCGCTCCTTCTGGCATCCTATGGCGCACCCGGCCGACAGCCTTGCCAACCCGCCCACCATTGTGACCGGCGCTGAGGGCGTGAAAATCACCGATGTCGATGGCCATACGGTTGTCGATGGCGTCGGCGGTCTCTGGAACGTCAATCTCGGCTTTTCGTGCCAGCCCATCAAAGACGCAATTTCCGCCCAGCTCGACCAACTGCCCTATTATTCGACCTTCCGGGGCACCACCAATGATTGCGTCATCGAACTCGCCGAAGAACTGCGCAGCTTCTTCGCTCCCGACGGTCTCACGCGTGCATTCTTCACCTCCGGTGGTTCGGACAGTATCGAGACCGCGCTGCGCCTTGCGCGCCAATACCATAAACTACGTGGCGAGGCGGCGCGCACCAAATTCCTGTCGCTCAAGAAGGGCTATCACGGCACCCATTTCGGCGGTGCCTCAATCAACGGCAACGCCAACTTCCGCACCGCTTACGAGCCACTTCTACCCGGATGTCACCATATCCCCGCGCCCTATACATATCGCAACCCGTTTAATGAGACCGACCCGGAAAAGCTGGCCCAACTCTGCCTCGCCGCCCTCGAAGACGAGATCGCCTTCCAAAGCGCAGACACCATCGCGGCCTTCATCATGGAGCCGATCCTCGGCGCGGGCGGCGTTATTCCGCCGCACGCTTCTTTCATGCCCGGCGTGCGCGAAATCTGTTCGCGCCACGGCATCCTTCTGATCGCTGACGAGGTAATCACCGCCTTTGGCCGCACCGGGTCGTGGACCGGCTCACGCCATTGGGGTGTGCAGCCCGACATGATGTGCACCGCCAAAGCCATCACCAACGGCTATTTCCCCTTCGGCGCCGTGATGTTCGCCGATAAAGTGGTCGAGGTGTTCGAAAAAGATGAAACCGGTAAGGCTTCCATCGGCCACGGCTACACCTATTCCGGCCATCCGGTCGGAGCCGCGGCGGCGCTGGCCTGTCTGGGGGAAACCATCCGCCTCGATGTTCCCAAAAATGCCGCAGCGCGCGGCGCAGAACTCTACGAAGGCATGCTCGCTCTGCAATCGAAATACGATCTGATTGGCGACGTGCGTGGCGGCCACGGGTTGATGTGCGCGATGGAACTGGTTTCCGACCGCGCCACCAAAACCGCCATCGACAAGAAAACCATCAATCAGGTGCAGGAAGAATGCTACCGTTCCGGCGCCATGGTTCGCGTTTCCGGCCCCAACATCATCCTGTCACCGCCGTTGGTGCTGACCTCCGCAGATGTGCAAACAATTCTTTCGGCGCTCAACGCCGGATTTGCCTCGGTCGATGGCTAG
- the def gene encoding peptide deformylase, translating into MKRNIIIHPDPRLKKLCAPVPDLSDDLRALADDMLETMYDAPGIGLAAPQVGVLQRLIVLDCVKAEGEAPRPLIMFNPEITASSDTLSTYEEGCLSIPEQYGDVTRPAEVSVKWIDRDGNEQSEDFADLWATCVQHEIDHLNGKLFIDYLSGIKRQMITRRMVKLKREKLRA; encoded by the coding sequence ATGAAACGAAACATCATCATCCACCCCGATCCACGCCTGAAAAAGCTCTGCGCGCCGGTGCCCGACTTGTCGGACGATCTGCGCGCGCTGGCCGACGACATGCTGGAAACGATGTATGACGCCCCCGGCATCGGCCTCGCCGCGCCCCAGGTGGGCGTGCTGCAACGGTTGATCGTGCTCGATTGCGTCAAGGCCGAAGGCGAGGCACCCCGCCCGCTGATCATGTTCAACCCCGAAATTACGGCCAGTTCGGACACCCTCAGCACATATGAGGAAGGCTGCCTCTCGATCCCCGAACAATACGGCGACGTGACCCGCCCCGCCGAGGTCTCGGTCAAATGGATCGACCGCGACGGTAACGAACAATCCGAGGACTTCGCCGACCTCTGGGCCACCTGTGTGCAGCACGAGATTGACCACCTCAACGGCAAACTCTTCATTGATTACCTCTCCGGCATCAAGCGTCAGATGATCACCCGCAGGATGGTCAAGCTAAAGCGCGAAAAGCTGCGGGCCTGA
- a CDS encoding pyridoxal phosphate-dependent aminotransferase, whose amino-acid sequence MNFDEIIDRHGTHSAKWDMMEALYGVPAKDGIAMWVADMDFRPPQCVQSALEDVLKHGVYGYYGDDSGYRAAIGWWMKARHGWDIEDDWIFTTHGLVNGTAMCVDTWTDPGDGVVLFTPVYHAFAKVIKANGRRVVECPLALRDGRYEMDFDAYDAILDGSEKMVVLCSPHNPGGRVWSRDELEQVAEFARRHDLILVSDEIHHDLVMPGQRHIPMALIDGIEDRLVIMSATTKTFNIAGGHVGNVIISDPKLRAQFGARMMALGISPNSFGIHMAEAAYSPEGAEWVDALVEYIDGNRKLFEAAINEIPGLSAMPLEATYLAWVDFSGTGMTMEEYTRRVEKDARIAVNYGPTFGAGGESCLRFNLATPRSVVEEAISRLRDAFADLQ is encoded by the coding sequence ATGAATTTCGATGAGATCATCGACCGCCACGGTACTCATTCCGCGAAATGGGACATGATGGAGGCGCTCTATGGCGTGCCAGCCAAAGATGGGATTGCCATGTGGGTGGCGGATATGGATTTTCGCCCGCCACAATGTGTTCAAAGCGCACTTGAGGATGTTCTGAAGCATGGGGTTTATGGCTATTACGGTGACGATTCCGGGTATCGGGCCGCGATCGGTTGGTGGATGAAGGCGCGCCATGGTTGGGACATTGAGGATGATTGGATTTTCACCACGCATGGGTTGGTCAATGGTACGGCGATGTGTGTCGATACCTGGACCGATCCGGGCGATGGTGTTGTGCTTTTCACGCCCGTTTATCATGCCTTTGCCAAGGTGATCAAAGCCAATGGGCGGCGGGTGGTTGAATGTCCGCTGGCCTTGCGGGATGGGCGCTATGAGATGGATTTCGACGCTTATGACGCGATCCTTGATGGCAGCGAAAAAATGGTGGTCTTGTGTAGTCCGCATAATCCGGGCGGGCGGGTCTGGAGCCGTGACGAGTTGGAGCAGGTGGCGGAATTTGCCCGGCGTCATGATCTGATTTTGGTGTCGGATGAGATTCACCATGATCTGGTTATGCCGGGGCAGCGCCATATTCCAATGGCGTTGATTGACGGCATCGAGGATCGGTTGGTGATAATGAGCGCCACCACCAAGACCTTTAACATCGCTGGCGGGCATGTTGGCAATGTGATCATTTCCGACCCTAAGCTGCGGGCGCAATTTGGCGCGCGGATGATGGCGTTGGGAATTTCGCCGAATTCCTTCGGGATTCACATGGCCGAGGCGGCCTATTCGCCCGAGGGGGCGGAATGGGTGGATGCTCTGGTTGAGTATATTGATGGCAACCGGAAGCTTTTTGAAGCTGCGATCAATGAGATACCGGGGCTTAGCGCAATGCCGCTGGAAGCGACCTATTTGGCTTGGGTGGATTTTTCAGGCACCGGGATGACGATGGAGGAGTATACTCGCCGGGTCGAAAAAGATGCGCGTATTGCGGTGAATTACGGGCCGACGTTTGGCGCGGGCGGAGAGAGTTGTTTGAGGTTTAATCTGGCGACACCGCGCAGCGTGGTGGAAGAAGCCATCAGCCGACTGCGTGATGCGTTTGCCGATTTGCAGTAG
- a CDS encoding lytic murein transglycosylase, with protein sequence MRIFGFLAALILSAGMGQAQCGGSFAMFVDGLKREAVAKGHAADKVEAFFAGVRQDGKVLKADRAQGVFQMAFADFARRLISTGRFNKGRSMAQKYDSVFDEIETRYGVSRGVLLAFWAFETDYGGYQGDFNTRDALVTLAHDCRRPELFRPQIFAAIELFEKGDFSPSGTTGAWAGEIGMVQMLPRDILENGVDGDGDGHVRLKTSVPDALMSGGKMLQSLGWRAGEPWLQEVSVPESLDWSKTGLETQMAASQWAALGVTPRHGTLVGDLSASIILPQGRKGPAFIAYPNFRVYFEWNQSFTYVLTAAYFANRLEGAPVFDAGKPDAGLSGAEMKQLQQKLAQRGYDVGKIDGILGAGTRAAVRDVQQKLGLPVDAWPTAELLTKL encoded by the coding sequence ATGCGGATTTTTGGTTTTCTGGCAGCGCTGATTTTAAGCGCAGGGATGGGGCAGGCGCAATGCGGTGGCAGCTTTGCGATGTTTGTTGACGGGTTGAAGCGCGAGGCGGTGGCAAAGGGTCATGCGGCGGATAAAGTGGAAGCATTCTTTGCCGGTGTGAGACAGGACGGCAAGGTGTTGAAAGCGGACCGGGCGCAGGGCGTTTTTCAAATGGCATTTGCCGATTTTGCCCGACGGTTGATCAGCACGGGGCGGTTCAACAAGGGCCGCTCAATGGCGCAGAAATACGATAGCGTTTTTGATGAAATCGAGACGCGATATGGCGTGTCGCGGGGCGTCTTGCTGGCGTTTTGGGCGTTTGAAACGGATTACGGCGGGTATCAGGGCGATTTTAATACCCGCGATGCGCTGGTTACGTTGGCGCATGACTGTCGCCGACCAGAGTTGTTTCGCCCGCAGATATTCGCGGCGATTGAGTTGTTCGAGAAGGGCGATTTTTCGCCTTCGGGGACGACCGGGGCCTGGGCCGGAGAAATCGGCATGGTTCAGATGTTGCCGCGCGACATTCTTGAAAACGGGGTCGATGGCGATGGCGATGGGCATGTGCGGCTGAAGACTTCGGTGCCTGATGCGTTGATGTCGGGCGGCAAGATGTTGCAATCACTTGGCTGGCGCGCGGGTGAGCCATGGTTGCAGGAAGTGTCTGTGCCTGAGAGCCTCGATTGGTCGAAAACCGGGCTGGAGACGCAAATGGCGGCGTCGCAATGGGCCGCGTTGGGCGTAACGCCGCGCCATGGCACGCTGGTAGGGGATTTGTCAGCGTCGATTATCCTGCCGCAGGGGCGCAAGGGGCCGGCCTTTATCGCCTATCCGAATTTCCGGGTCTATTTTGAGTGGAATCAGAGTTTCACCTATGTCTTGACCGCCGCATATTTCGCCAATCGGCTTGAAGGCGCGCCAGTGTTTGACGCGGGAAAGCCGGATGCGGGGCTGTCCGGAGCGGAGATGAAACAGTTGCAGCAAAAGCTGGCGCAACGCGGCTATGACGTGGGCAAGATCGACGGGATTTTGGGCGCAGGGACAAGGGCGGCGGTGCGCGATGTGCAGCAGAAGCTGGGGTTGCCAGTGGATGCTTGGCCGACGGCGGAATTGTTGACGAAACTCTGA
- a CDS encoding pyridoxal phosphate-dependent class II aminotransferase: protein MAETDMTGRRDHGGGIDAAVARWGGTRAEWIDLSTGINPEAYPVGEISDAAWTALPDHEAMERLIAAARVFWKVPQEVEIVAAQGASAIIAALPGLRPAGRVEIAGPTYNEHEAAFRAGGWEIGAGGEAKVIVHPNNPDGRWYGAADLSAPFMVVDESFADVAPERSLVGTAGAGAVILKSFGKFWGLAGLRLGFAIGAPRDIAALRARLGPWAVSGPALEIGARALGDVTWAETTRARLAKDAARLDRLMLAHGRLVGGTNLFRLYDVGDAQGFQARLAEAHIWSRVFPYSTSWVRLGLPPARGWARLEAAL from the coding sequence ATGGCCGAAACTGACATGACCGGTCGACGCGACCATGGCGGCGGGATCGATGCGGCGGTTGCACGCTGGGGCGGGACGCGCGCGGAGTGGATCGACCTGTCGACGGGGATAAACCCGGAAGCCTATCCGGTGGGCGAGATTTCCGATGCAGCATGGACCGCGCTGCCCGATCATGAAGCGATGGAGCGGCTGATTGCGGCGGCGCGGGTTTTCTGGAAGGTGCCGCAAGAGGTTGAGATCGTGGCTGCGCAGGGGGCAAGCGCGATCATCGCAGCGCTGCCAGGGCTGCGACCGGCGGGGCGGGTCGAAATCGCCGGGCCGACCTATAACGAACACGAAGCCGCGTTTCGCGCGGGCGGCTGGGAGATTGGAGCGGGCGGTGAAGCGAAGGTGATCGTGCACCCCAACAATCCCGATGGACGATGGTATGGGGCGGCGGATCTGAGCGCGCCATTTATGGTGGTCGACGAGAGTTTTGCCGATGTGGCGCCGGAGCGGTCCTTGGTCGGGACGGCGGGCGCGGGTGCTGTCATTCTGAAAAGTTTCGGCAAGTTCTGGGGGCTGGCGGGGCTTCGCCTTGGCTTTGCGATTGGAGCGCCACGCGATATCGCCGCTTTGCGCGCGCGTCTTGGGCCTTGGGCCGTGTCTGGCCCTGCGCTGGAAATCGGGGCGCGGGCGCTGGGGGATGTGACGTGGGCCGAGACGACGCGGGCACGGTTGGCAAAAGATGCGGCGCGTTTGGATCGGCTAATGTTGGCCCATGGTCGTTTGGTTGGGGGAACCAACCTGTTTCGGCTCTATGACGTGGGGGATGCGCAGGGGTTTCAGGCGCGTCTGGCCGAGGCGCATATCTGGAGCCGGGTGTTTCCGTATTCGACAAGCTGGGTGCGGTTGGGATTGCCGCCAGCGCGCGGCTGGGCAAGGTTGGAGGCGGCGTTGTGA
- the cbiB gene encoding adenosylcobinamide-phosphate synthase CbiB: MSLLLGMFLDAVFGEPRAIWSRVPHPAVLMGRAVGACDARFNNGESRRMKGVLVMVALVGLAAALGSILEAFGWLIEALAVAVLLAQKSLVEHVRAVAAGLRMSLPEGRRAVARIVGRDVKAMDEAAAARAAIESAAENFSDGVAAPVFWFLVGGLPGLLVYKITNTADSMIGYRTERHEEFGWAAARLDDLLNLIPARLSALIFAGVTGQWRAWREIVEDASLHRSPNAGWPEAAMARGLGVALSGPRSYEGEMQAFAWVNHGGLRAVGSREIEAACGVLWRGWAVLVACALVVWVF; the protein is encoded by the coding sequence GTGAGCTTGCTTTTGGGCATGTTCCTTGACGCGGTTTTTGGTGAACCGCGTGCGATCTGGAGCCGGGTGCCGCATCCGGCGGTGTTGATGGGGCGCGCCGTTGGGGCGTGTGATGCGCGGTTCAATAACGGTGAATCACGGCGCATGAAAGGCGTGTTGGTGATGGTTGCGCTGGTGGGTCTTGCCGCGGCTTTGGGCAGTATTCTAGAGGCCTTTGGGTGGTTGATCGAAGCGCTGGCGGTGGCCGTACTCTTGGCGCAGAAATCTCTGGTCGAGCATGTGCGCGCGGTGGCTGCGGGGCTGCGAATGTCGCTGCCTGAGGGGCGGCGCGCGGTGGCGCGGATCGTCGGGCGCGATGTCAAAGCGATGGATGAGGCGGCGGCGGCGCGCGCTGCAATCGAGAGCGCGGCGGAGAATTTCAGCGATGGTGTGGCGGCGCCGGTGTTTTGGTTTCTGGTTGGCGGTTTGCCGGGGCTGTTGGTCTACAAGATCACGAATACGGCCGACAGCATGATCGGCTATCGCACTGAACGACATGAAGAATTCGGTTGGGCGGCGGCGCGGTTGGATGATTTGCTGAATCTGATACCAGCGCGGTTGAGTGCGTTGATTTTTGCGGGCGTTACAGGGCAATGGCGGGCGTGGCGCGAGATTGTGGAAGATGCAAGCCTGCACCGCTCGCCCAACGCGGGATGGCCCGAGGCGGCGATGGCGCGGGGGCTTGGTGTGGCGCTCTCGGGGCCGCGCTCTTACGAGGGTGAGATGCAGGCGTTTGCATGGGTGAACCACGGCGGATTGCGTGCGGTGGGATCGAGGGAGATCGAGGCAGCTTGCGGCGTACTCTGGCGCGGCTGGGCGGTACTTGTGGCCTGTGCGCTTGTGGTATGGGTTTTCTGA
- the def gene encoding peptide deformylase, which yields MTARTCLPWPDKRLRTPATPVETIIDDIRAIWQDMIDTMEAMPGVGLAAPQIGVMLRLAVVDASEERGQTIRMANPEIIDASGIFREHEEASPNLPGVSARLRRPRGVTVRFLNEEGEIKQRELVGLWATSVQHQIDHLNGKMYFDRLTKLKRDMLLKRARKAT from the coding sequence ATGACCGCGAGAACCTGTCTGCCCTGGCCCGACAAACGCTTGCGCACCCCCGCCACCCCGGTTGAGACGATCATCGATGATATCCGCGCCATCTGGCAGGATATGATCGACACGATGGAGGCCATGCCCGGCGTCGGCCTCGCCGCACCGCAAATCGGCGTGATGCTGCGCCTCGCCGTGGTTGATGCCTCTGAAGAGCGCGGCCAGACCATTCGCATGGCCAACCCCGAAATCATCGACGCCTCCGGCATCTTTCGCGAACATGAAGAAGCCAGCCCCAACCTCCCCGGCGTCTCGGCCCGCCTCAGACGCCCGCGCGGCGTCACCGTCCGCTTTCTCAACGAAGAGGGCGAGATCAAACAGCGTGAACTCGTCGGCCTCTGGGCCACCTCGGTGCAGCACCAGATCGACCATCTCAATGGCAAGATGTATTTCGACCGCCTCACGAAACTGAAACGCGACATGCTGCTCAAACGCGCCCGCAAAGCAACATGA
- the def gene encoding peptide deformylase: MTPPTLLPILLWPDPRLSQTCEHVGHADMRPLIADMFATMYAANGRGLAAPQVGVMKRLFVMDVTWKEGEKSPLVMIDPVVMARERVPVMMDEMCLSIPDVIVPVERHKAVTMQWTDETGDIHMGDFDGAEARVIQHEFDHLNGQVHFDRISADLRAELEQPYLKASA, translated from the coding sequence ATGACACCCCCCACCCTCCTGCCAATCCTCCTCTGGCCCGATCCACGCCTGTCACAAACCTGCGAACATGTCGGCCACGCCGATATGCGCCCGCTGATCGCCGATATGTTCGCCACGATGTATGCCGCCAATGGCCGTGGTCTCGCCGCACCTCAGGTCGGCGTGATGAAGCGGCTCTTTGTGATGGATGTCACCTGGAAAGAAGGCGAAAAATCCCCCTTGGTGATGATTGATCCGGTCGTGATGGCCCGTGAACGCGTGCCGGTGATGATGGACGAAATGTGCCTCTCCATCCCCGATGTCATCGTGCCGGTCGAGCGCCACAAGGCGGTGACAATGCAATGGACAGATGAGACCGGCGATATCCACATGGGTGACTTTGACGGTGCCGAAGCCCGCGTGATCCAGCACGAATTCGATCATTTGAACGGACAGGTTCATTTTGACCGGATCAGCGCCGATCTGCGCGCCGAACTCGAACAACCCTACCTAAAGGCATCCGCATGA
- a CDS encoding response regulator, with amino-acid sequence MKALIVESSHELGTLWKQHLERQGIATSHALGQEDAVAFLQTEQYAILVIDLVLDEGSPLAIADLAHYRQPDAKVIFVTNTNFFSDGSIFRHSANACAFMQTDTPPDDLVAMVQHYGATPRTDRF; translated from the coding sequence ATGAAAGCTCTGATCGTTGAAAGCTCGCACGAACTGGGAACACTTTGGAAGCAACATCTCGAGCGCCAGGGAATCGCGACCAGCCATGCACTGGGTCAGGAAGACGCCGTAGCATTCCTTCAAACTGAGCAATACGCGATTCTTGTGATCGACCTGGTGCTCGATGAAGGCAGCCCGCTGGCTATCGCCGATCTCGCCCACTACCGACAACCCGATGCCAAGGTCATCTTCGTCACCAACACCAACTTCTTCTCGGATGGCTCAATTTTTCGCCACAGCGCCAACGCCTGCGCCTTCATGCAGACAGACACCCCACCCGATGATCTCGTGGCAATGGTTCAGCATTACGGGGCCACGCCACGCACCGATCGCTTCTAG
- a CDS encoding glutathione S-transferase family protein has product MGQLVNGDWTDEWYDTAKSGGAFKRSVAEFRNWITPNGAPGPTGEDGFEAESGRYHLYVSYACPWAHRTLIFRALKGLEDHIGVSVVHPDMLQDGWSFSSDFPGATGDTLYGLPFARDIYLRADPKVSGRVTVPILWDKTQETIVSNESSEIIRMFNSAFNSITENYLDFWPQVLRGAIEPVNRRIYDTLNNGVYKCGFATTQSAYDAAVGPLFDTLDWLEARLGKGQFVMGDLLTEVDWRLFTTLVRFDAVYHGHFKCNRRRITDYPHLWDYTRALYQVPGVAATVRMDHITRHYHYSHDTINPHRIVPIGPDLDFEAPHGRGEINL; this is encoded by the coding sequence ATGGGTCAGCTGGTGAATGGTGATTGGACAGACGAGTGGTATGATACCGCCAAGAGCGGTGGCGCATTCAAACGCTCGGTCGCGGAGTTTCGCAATTGGATCACGCCCAATGGTGCGCCGGGGCCGACCGGCGAGGACGGTTTTGAGGCCGAGAGCGGGCGCTATCATCTTTATGTCTCCTACGCCTGCCCGTGGGCGCATCGCACGTTGATTTTTCGCGCACTCAAGGGGCTGGAGGATCATATTGGTGTTTCAGTTGTGCATCCTGACATGTTGCAAGACGGTTGGAGCTTTTCGAGCGATTTTCCGGGGGCGACCGGAGATACGCTTTATGGTTTGCCATTTGCGCGTGACATCTACCTGAGGGCCGATCCGAAGGTTTCAGGGCGGGTGACGGTGCCGATCCTTTGGGACAAGACGCAAGAGACGATTGTGTCGAATGAAAGTTCGGAAATTATTCGGATGTTCAATTCTGCTTTTAACTCGATCACTGAGAATTACCTGGATTTCTGGCCTCAGGTGCTGCGTGGGGCGATCGAGCCTGTGAACAGGCGGATTTATGACACGTTGAACAACGGGGTCTATAAGTGCGGGTTTGCCACAACGCAGAGCGCTTATGACGCGGCGGTCGGGCCGTTGTTTGACACGCTTGATTGGCTTGAGGCGCGGCTAGGCAAGGGGCAGTTCGTGATGGGCGATTTGCTTACCGAGGTGGATTGGCGGCTGTTTACCACGCTGGTGCGGTTTGATGCGGTTTATCACGGGCATTTCAAATGTAACCGCCGCCGGATAACGGATTATCCGCATTTGTGGGATTATACCCGCGCGCTTTATCAGGTGCCGGGTGTGGCGGCGACCGTGCGGATGGATCACATCACGCGGCACTATCATTATAGCCACGATACCATCAATCCGCACCGGATTGTGCCAATCGGGCCGGATCTGGATTTTGAGGCGCCGCATGGGCGTGGCGAGATCAATCTCTAG